ACAGGTAGTGAGAAGCCACCAGTTCCCCACTGAGCTCATCTCAGTCACCTCACAGCCATCTTAGGCTGGGCTGAGCCTTGATTCTAATGCTCCCACCTCCCTCTGTTCCCTCCTGGGTAAACTCAGAATGCCTCCCAGTGCTCTGAAGACCACCACTTGGAAAGGCTCACAAACCCCATCCAGAAGCAGCTCTCCAACAGAACACTGGATAGTCGCATAGGTTTGTATTCCAGTATAAAAAGTGCTTCATTTTGTCAGGGATTCATCTGAAGCCCCAAAAGAATTCCCGGCAGCTTGCCCACTGCTTTAGGAAATGGACATGTATTTCTCCATTTAGTCAGATGTTTTCTGGATGGATTTATGCCCCATTCTTGTGGCTGTTTCAGAAAATCATGCTCTGGTTCAAAACAAAATTTGGCATTTTCTGGTATTTCTCCCTATAGCCATTATTTCTAGCATAAGACAGTCAATAATAtttatattccttttccttttctctatctAGTATCTGAATgtactttttaatgtttaattaaaaatatgcgAATCACTATGATTAATGCTAGATCTGTTAGGGAGTTTCCACATCTAAAACCCCACATCagtctttaacagtccattgttCCACCCATTTCAGGCTTTGTTGTGGAACTACTTTAATAGGATTGGCATAGTCCCCAAACTGCAGAGCTGTGAAAGGCTGGCTGGGCAGCAAGTGTCCTTTTACACTCATTGGGAGGACACCAGCACTTCCAAAGGGCACATGCTTTTCCTCTCCTGGTTTTCATTTCAGAACAGATGAATCATGTTCTCAAAGCTCTTCTTTCTACACACTGACAGTGGAGTCCATGTGACCACTTCAGAAGGAGGAGGCGTCAACATGACAGATACACTTTTATTAACGGCGTAGGATTAATTTATCCTGCGTGTAGAGCTCTCCAAGTGAAGTGAATAAGTCTGGACTGAACATCTGCTTCTCCCTTCTGGAAGCAGTGGTCCTTCTGGAGGCAATTCACCAACCTCCTGTGTCCCTCTGTCCTGGCCACTTGGCTCTTAGACCTGCAGCCAGACCTGTGCCCAAGGATAGGTTACTTGCCCTAAGTACTCACTCCAGTGTACCGGCTATTTTAAGCAGAGGGCATTTACAAACCTAGTTTGGTTTGTTTACCGTATAACCTCCAAGTcaggtttctttctttcatataaaTAGGCAGTGCTATCCTGGAGCTCAGCATCCTGCACATGCAGAAACACGTGTGAGGTCTCCACAGACAGTGCAGAGGAGAACCTCCCTGATTCCACTTGTGGTTTCCATATGTCCACCTGCAGCAACATCTGATGGGACTGGGTCTGGTGCTGCTGGTGATGCCACATCGCTCCACTCCCCagtatctttccttctttcagctACGTATGTATTAGCAGCACATTCAAGAATTACCAGTACCTGCAaattgatttattattattatttattatttatcttaTTCCTTCTTTGATGCCCATTACTCCTGACATCTCCCAGATTATTTGCCATATCCAACTGCAGCTTCTGCTCTCCCTACGGAAACACTTCCAGATTCACAGTCAGAACTCACATCTCTCTGCTTCCACCACCAGTTGTGCAAACTCTTGCCTCATTCTCCCCAGCCTGAAAGTCACATCCACCAAAATCAGCCAGTCCCACCAGGGCTGACAGGAAAATCAGGACCATGTCACGCTCTGTCTTCACGGGGTGCCCAGGGACCTACGAGCAGGAGGGACCTGAGGCTTGCACCTTCACCTCTTCTTCTACCTCTGCCagatcaaagcccacagcccagaGGGTGGAGTAAaactctctccctgctgctccagccaggCCTCTTTGGGCCTTTCCCCCCAACCTCTACCACAAGGCAGCCCTCTAGAGACATAAAAGAATCATGGTTTGAGTACTGTCCCTCTAAGGGACAGGGATGCCTCGAGAActtctcctgacacccaccacCTAGCCAGCTGCACAGgcctgcacccagctctgcaggagagggagaaggcacCCCTGCACCCACCCATGTCCACCCTGTCCCTGGGACTGTCTGGATGGAGAGAGGACCAGGCACACACTGAAGTGCCTTGGACCCAGGTGTCACacactctttcccttctcctctggccATAGAAGAGGAACCTGAAGAGAAACATCTCTGTGAAGAGCATCTGCTCCAGAAAccagctgcacagggacagacacACTGCCTCACTCTGGCAGGGGGAGGACATGGCAACACAGCTCTCTGTTGTGCAGGCAGTCCTTCTGCGTCCCTTCACTTACCCACATTACCCACAGCCTCCAGATGCTTCTCCCACCCTGGGCCCCAGAACCTCAATACCCAGGCAAGCAAAAGGCCTACTTGATTTTCATGTCTTCTGGTGtctgctgcctggagcagggctcctctgcctcttctcacCCAGGGCCTTTCTCACACAGTTGGCAGGGACTGCAGGAAGCACGTTATTGGCACACCAGCCCCCATTCACAGCCACGCTCCCACAAGTCCTTTACTGTCCTGTTGTTCAGTCGAGGCCGTGGCAGAAGGACAGTGGGCTGCCGTCTGCTCTCCAATGACTGCAAACCTGCCAGGAGTTCCCTTGGAATACAACTATGGCTGCCACGACATGCCCCAGCTGAGGTCGGGGACAGTGCTGAACTTTCCCTCTTCCAGGGACAGGCATGGGAAGGAAGCCCCGTTGGGCAGACTGGCGGTGTTCCCAGGTGGGAGAGGGCTGAGCTGGGACTGTCCCCTTGCCTCCACCACACACATCCAGCCCTGCCTGTGTCAGTTTATGCTCTTGCACCAGTGTATCCTGAGGCACTTCCACAACTTCCCTATGTCAGGGCCAGGCGAGCCACAGGGTGCTGGACCAGTGGTCACCCACCACTGACAGCTGCTCCAGTGGGTCCAGCAGCAGTTTGGAACCTTTTAGAAGGCTCATAAGGAGTTTGGAGCCTCAGCCAGGGAGCAGATGGTGCCAGTGGATGAACTCAGTGGACTGTTTGTTGGGGTGTGAGCAGTTGATGCTGATTCTGGTGTGCTTGGTGGTCTCTGACAATGGTTCCTTCtgcacctgggctctgcccacagccactgctgagaaaggagaaggaaaggccAAAAATCACCAAAGATCATTCATGTCTGATGGTGTGTTTCACAGAGAAATGTTTGGGAAAAGTGCCAGTGAAACAGAGCTGGACCGGAACAGATGGGGACATGCGCCACAGGGACAGGGATAGAGAGTGATCCTGATGTGGTTTTGTGGAGTGAGGGGAAATGGCTTGAAAGAAATTTGATATAGATGCATGGAGAGACAGCATGAATGTCagatgcatggatggatggatggatggatggatggatggatggatggatgaagagaCGAAGAGTAGACAGGAGAGCTGGGAGTATTACAGTGCAGCAGAGAGGGCCGAATTTGAACAAGAATGAACCCTGAATGCACAAAGGGATACATGGATGTATAGAATAATTGAAAGGTGCAGGAAAGCAAATTTGTGCCTACAGACatgaagaaagcagagggaaagatgAGAGAGGGCTCTCAGAGAGCAGGAAGAGGGGCTAGACATGGTAGATATGTGGATACATGGGTCaaaagatggatggatggatggatggatggatggatggatggatgaaaagAGAGAGGAACACTGGCAGGGAGAGTGGGTGTTACAGTAAAGGACAGAGGACTAAATTCAGGGCAATAATTGCTGAATGCACAAAGGAAAGAGTGTGTATTTTGAAAGGTAGCCATATATGCAAGCAAACTCATACCAATAGAGTTGATGGACACAATGCAAGAATACTGAGTGAGGACTCAGAATTGGCAAAGAGGGACATGAGATGGCAGACagacagggagggggagaggctcCATGAAGAACGACACAGCCCTGGCCGCCCAGAGTTGATGCCTGCTCTACACACTCAGTAGCACCAaggccagccccaccagccctgcacATCCCATCCTCTGCAGCCCACATTTCACTGTCCACTGCCAGCCCAGGCTGTCTGCTCTGGCCCCAgcatctcctctctgctgctgtcacaCACTGCTACCAGCTCTGCCCGGGGGCTGGGCCATGTGCCAGCACcgctcttctctctctcctctcaacaagtagttgtagaaagcaagAAGGTCTCCCATGAGCCACCGCTTCTGCAAGATAAGCAGGCTCAGTTCACTCAGCCTCTCCTCGCAAGTCATGTTAGCCAGCCTCCTAATCAAAATGGTGGCCTTTATTGGATTCACTTCAGTATGTCAATATCCTTCCTGGACTGGGGAACGCCAACCTGGTCACAAATGggccagaggggcaggatcacttTCCTGGACCTGATAACAACATGGTGACTAACTCAGATCAGGATACATTTGGTCTTCTTTGGCGCAAGGGGACACTGTGATGTCATGTTCAGCTGTGTTTCTTCTAAAATCACACATAATTTTCAGTGGATCTTCTTCCTAGACAGCCAGCCCCTAGCCTGTATGACTGCATGGGCTGGTTCCTCCCCTAGGCTCAAAACTTTACCTTACTGTTTTTGACCTCCATGACATTCTGGTCAGCACATTTTCCACGGTCACAACTCTTTGTGCCTGGTAGTCCAGACAAGTTTCCACCCACCTTATCATCCTCTAACTGAACCCATTTGTCTCCAATTTGGTCATAAAGGAAGGATGGGAGAGACGGTCAAAGGTATTACGAAACTTTAGCTAGACACATGgcctgctcttcccttgtccatgGTGCCCATCACCtcaggagaaagcaaaggggcTAGCCTTTGGCTACACTAGAGCCTCAACTCAGAAACAGCAGCTCCACAGAGAGAAGAATCTGCCCTGGCAGGGCTCCCTAGCACTTCTCTCAGCAAGGTCACTAAAGGGAATGGGGAAAACATTGTCTGCACTCACTCCATGTGGGACCTGAGCCCAGGCAGGCAAACATTCAGGCAGAGAGATTGGCTCAGGAATTCTATATACTGTGTGATACCCTTGTTGGAAAGAGGGCTGCTTCTGGATACCCCTGTGCCATAGCAGCAGGGTTTGTGGGGAGTGGCCTTGAATCTAATGTCCTTTCCCTCCCAGGGGGGTTGCTGGGCACTTATACTGAGATTCTAATGTGGCACATGAAGGTGCTAGGGGCTGAACATCGAAGTGGTCATCAGCTGTTTGGCTCCCACTGAACAACACACAGTGCTTCTGTCCTTCCACTCAGAGCACAGTGATATCAGGCTCTGCGCTCCTTTAATTCAGTACCTGCTTGGTCCAAGATCTCAGCCCCTGCCTGACACAGCACCAGGTCAATGAGCTGTAGAAGTACATTTGGCATTGACTTGAACATGAAGGAGGGCTGTGTCCCACCCCAGAAATCACCAACACTTCACTGGAAGCAGATCCATTTGGACATGGCCTGCACAAGGTGGGCAGgattcctcagcctttctccaggcCCATAAAGAAAACCTCACCCTTTTGACCTCTCTAGAAGCTATGTCATGgcctggagaggcagggagcGAGGACTGTCAGCCATGCTGAAGTGTTCCCCATGTTGCTATACTGAATTATACTAAGGATCCAAAGTGATGTGATATGGTTCTTGTTGGGGCCTGGAATCATCACCAGTGGAGCATGAGCTTTGGAGGGGCAAGCGAAGGAGGCAGGGACTGCATTTCAGTGCCTCTTTCCTGGACAGAGCTCTAGCAGGCTGGTGCCATTACCACTCATTGCACTCAGGCTCCAGCTGTCACTGGGAACCTGCTGCTCTCCAGTGCTCATGAACAGAGCAGTGGAGAGTGTCCCTGCCATGAGCAACGCAGTCTGTGAGGAGAGACACAAAGGAACACACACATGCTCATGTGGACCTTTGTGGAACCACGCACAAATTTTTCCACCCACATACATTCCCACTAACCTAGCTGCACACAAGAGCACACAGCACAGGAACACACACAGGAACTCAGCCAACTGTGGATTCTGCTGAGGACAGCGAGGGAAAACAGTGGCAGGGCTACAGCATTCTGGGGAATGATGAGGCCCCAGGCATGCCCATGCCATTTTTTTGTGTACTCACAGACTGCACAGAGTGGGGTAGAGTCAAACAGGCCACAGTTTTTTCCTGAGGGCAGTGTTAGGCAGGATGGAGTCAAAACCTAGCAGCACAACACACAGATCCTGGGGAGGCAACAACAAATGACCATTGGGGTGAGCTTAGGATGGAGGGAAAGACAAGGACAGAGCGTGCCCTTATTCATGGGAGCCCTTGGGCGTCCAGTTGAGGACGGCTTGAGCTTCTTCCTGAGAACAACAATTCAAACAGCCCCAACAGAGTGACCCAGGCTGATGTCACTTGCCTGCTCTGGACCTGTCCAGCACTTGAGCTGTCTCTTCCACCCgcactgctgcattcctgccctAGAAATCCTGGGGCCTTTCATCCCAGTGATCACAGGAAGCCTTCACTGGGGAATGGGCATGGAACAaacctggaaatgaaaaggcagtagtgcaggaaaccaaagcacagctCATATCATTAGCTGTGATGGTTTGCATTCAAGatgagcttgtgcaaaaattgttacctctgcaaaggatgcctctggtgctgcggcaatgaagggcaggtataaaagccagcgcaagtccctgctctctcatccacttctctggcctccttcttgggaaccaggtgagtctgaaacccctcctccttctcttccaaagAGAGATCTCCGCTTCATGGACATCTCAGCTGATGTTGGCTTTGGCATATGTTGGGTCTTGGAGCACATTGTCAcggcagagggaagagggaagaaggTCAACTTAGAGAGAGGCTGGGACATGACTGTGGTGCCTTTTGATTTATGCACTAGGAGAGAGCTTCCTTGGGTCAAGCTGCTCTTCTTAGGGCTCTGGCTGGATGAGGCAATGAAGACCATCTGTCTGCTGGCACAGTCTACAACCTCCCACTCATTGGTGGCTTTGGTTCCTTTGTAACAGAGTAACCAGGCTACTCCTCACCCACCTTtgtgctctccttcctctctactttctcccaggtgcacctccagccccaagacatgtcctgctacaaccagtgcctgccctgccggccctgtggccccaccccactggccaacagctgcaatgagccctgtgtcaggcagtgccagaactccaccgttgtcatccagccctcccccgtggtggtgaccctgcctggccccatcctcagctccttcccacagaacaccgttgtgggatcctccacctccgctgccgttggcagcatcctcagctgtgatggagtgcccatcacctctgggtgctgtgacctctctggcatttccagccgctACTATGGCAGAAGGTGCCctccctgctaaagctgctgtgCATATCTCTTAGGGAGCCTCCCTAAGATCTCTGCATATGGTGCTGGACAGATGATAAATCTTCAGGCCATTGCTTTCACAGGAATCAACCATCTATAGCTCCTCCTGAAAACTCTGTCAggaaggggacagcctgggctcttTGAAAACATGGCCcatgtctttccttctttttttccacctacctcttttcctctcttttcattttttccttcttattcctGGGCTGTTAGAGGTTCCAAAACCACTCTGCACTCTTCATGAGCTTCACCATGGCCAAGGGGCAGTCTCTCACTTGCCCCTCCTGATCCCTGCACTGAGGGCCTTTGCTTGGAGTGACCTCAGTTTCCTCTTTAGGTTCATTAAAGATTTCTGCATCCCAGCTTGGGCCTCCGAGTCATCCTTTCATCCATGTATGCCCTCCCAAGCTGCCCAGGAAGAATGGCTTTGATCATGGCAGGGAATATGATGATGGTATAAGGGGACCCTTCACAACTCTCAGTAGAATGGGAGGTTGGAATACACTGCAGGGGTGTGTCTTTGGGCTACTATCCTGTGGCAGTATGCAAAACAACCCCAGCTGCCCCAGAGCAAGtggcaatcacagaatcacagaatcacagaattggaACTCCacagaagttggaagggaccttctgagatcatctagtccaaccctcctgctaaagcaggttcacctagagcaggtttaTAGGAAAGCAtgcaggcgggttttgaatatgtACAGAGAAGAAGTCTCTCTGGGCAGACTTTTctagtgctctgtcaccctcaacgtaaagaatttttttctcatattgggatggaatttcctgtgtttcagtttttgcccATTGCCCCTTGCCTTGCAGTACCTCTGCCCAGACAGAGGTCCTGCAAAATCCTCTGCTGTCCTCAACTGGCAGCTAGGACTCTTTGCCAAGCCATGAAGGCAAGCCACCCTGCAGGCTTATGGGAGTGGGGTGCCTCCTGTTCTGGTCAGtgctctgctggggcaggaggagaggacagaagatgTCCCCAAAGATTGGCAGGAGTGTGTATGGATGGAATAGCCTTGGGGATGGTCCACTGATTTTCCCTCAGTAAACCCATGTGAGCTGCTCTCAGTCACTTTATTGACCTCCGTGAGTTTGGAAAAGGCTTCTAAGAGCTTCTTTAGAGACTGAGTGGACACTGAACAGTCAGCTCCTTGAACACCCCTGGATGTATTCCAGCTGGTCCCACGGTGTAATCTATGTTCAATTGGTAGTAAGAGCTCCTTAAATTCTTTATTCTGttgtgggcgctgcttcattcccAGGGAGTCTCTCCTAGGAGGCTCATGTATATGATGGGCCTGAGGAGGAGCCATATCAGTAAAAACTGAGGACAAATATCCATTGTGCACTTCAGTCTTTCCCTATACCATGTTCTTTTAATTCAGTCCAAGTACCTGTTCAGTCCAAGGTCTCAGCCCCTGTCACAGCATCAGGCTGATGTGCCGCACAGGTACATCTGACATTGACTTGGACATGaggcagggctgtttctcacaccaGACACCACTGTCACTGCACTTGAAGCAGACCCACTTGGACATAGCCTGGATGAAATTGGCAGTATTTTTCAGCCTTTCTCCCTGTCCATAAAGCAAACTCCATTCTGCTGAACTCCCTAGATCTGGGGAGAGCTGGAGACTGCCAATCATACTGAGGCATTCCCAATATTGTTTACACAGAATAGATCTAAACTAGTGTGAAACTGCTTGTTGGGGCCTGGAATCATCAGCAGCAGAGTGTGAGCTTTGGAGCATTAGGAAAAGGAAGACTGAAGAAGAGCAGAACAATCCCTCATAAGAGGGATGCATACACATGCGCACACAGTCTCACGCAAATCAGCATGGAATCTTCCACAAATTTTTGCATCCATGTGCATTCACACAAACCCAGCTGTGCACAAGTGCACACAAGACAAGAACACACGTAGGAACACAAGAAACCGTGGACTCCGCTGTGGACATCTGGGGATGACTGCAGCAGGGCTACAGCATTCTGGAGAAGGACAAGGCCCTAGACATAGGACACACACCCCTCTCCCTGGCACAGAAAAGGAGAACGCAAAACAGGCCAGCCGAATTTTCCTGGCAGAAGTGTTAGGTGAATACAGTCAAACCCAGCAGCTGAGCCACTTCTTGCTAATGGGGCCACAAAGAGCCCCAAAAGAGTGACCCAGGCTGACATGGTTTGCCTTTACTGGACTCTACCAGCATTTAAGCTAAGTCCTCTACCCATGCTGACATGTTTTGCACTGGAAATGCTTGGGCCTCTCATCGTGTCATGCTAAAGATGACCCCACTGGGGAATGTGCCTGGCATAAAGCAGGAAATGGAAAGACAGCAATCCAGGAAGCCAAAACACAGCCCATAACATTAGTGGGGATGGTTTGCATTCAAGATGAGCTTGTCAGCAAACAATCACCTCTGCAAGGGATGCCTCTGGCAGCCCGGGGCAGTTAAGGTGCATGATAAAagccagcccagctccttgcTTTCTCATCCACTCctcttgcctccttctccttgggagtcAGGTGAGTCTGAAGACCCTTCTCCTTCTCTACTCTCTCTAAAAGGAGTTCTCACCTCAATGGCTCTCTCAGCTGATACCAGTTCTCTTCTATGCCAGATCTTGGGACTGCTTGTCACAAGAGGGAAGTGGGGAGAAGGTTAGGCATGGAGGGAGGCTGGAAATGTACTGAGGTGGCTTTTGGGCTATAAGCAAGGAAATAGCCACAAAATACCTGGTGGCTGTTTTGGGACCATGGCACGATGAAGCCAAGAAGCTATTGCAAATCTCCGCACAGACTCCACCTCCTGGAACTGTCTGTGCCTTGGCTCCCTATGGTGTGGTGACAGGCTGCTCCTCACACATctcatgttttgtttccttcctctcctaCCTCACAGGTGCATCTCTGACCCACAGATATGTCCTGCTATAATCAGTGCCAGCCCTGTGGGCCCTGtcagccctgtggccccaccccactggccaacagctgcaatgagccctgtgtcaggcagtgccagaactccaccgttgtcatccagccctcccccgtggtggtgaccctgcccggccccatcctcagctccttcccgcagaacaccattgtgggatcctccacctccgctgccgttggcagcatcctcagctgtgatggagtgcccatcatctctggctgctgtgacctctcctgcatttccagctgctaCCGTGGCAGCAGATgccccccctgctaaagctgTTTTCAATGGCCTCGTACGAGGACCCCCTGGAACTCAGAACGTTATGCTGGTCGGAGGGTcaaattttttgtcatttttttaagagcagctgaCCAACTCTGGCTTGCCCTGCAAGGGGAAGCTGAAAGGTAGCATCCTGGGCTCTCTGAAAACATGGCC
This sequence is a window from Rissa tridactyla isolate bRisTri1 chromosome 19, bRisTri1.patW.cur.20221130, whole genome shotgun sequence. Protein-coding genes within it:
- the LOC128919372 gene encoding feather keratin Cos2-3-like yields the protein MKGRYKSQRKSLLSHPLLWPPSWEPDMSCYNQCLPCRPCGPTPLANSCNEPCVRQCQNSTVVIQPSPVVVTLPGPILSSFPQNTVVGSSTSAAVGSILSCDGVPITSGCCDLSGISSRYYGRRCPPC